The Parus major isolate Abel chromosome 5, Parus_major1.1, whole genome shotgun sequence genome contains a region encoding:
- the TMX2 gene encoding thioredoxin-related transmembrane protein 2 — MAVVAPLLALLWALPGLCRWLARPYYPLSALLAAAFLLVRKVPPLCRGLPSQREDGNPCDFDWREVEILMFLSAIVMMKNRRSITVEQHIGNIFMFSKVANAILFFRLDIRMGLLYLTLCIVFLMTCKPPLYMGPEYIKYFSDKTIDEELERDKRVTWIVEFFANWSSECQSFAPIFADLSLKYNCSGLQFGKVDVGRYTDVSTRYKVSTSPLTKQLPTLILFQGGTEIMRRPQIDKKGRAVSWTFSEENVIREFNLNELYQKAKKQSKPREEGPEEPLAVPAAAPQEETKKDK; from the exons ATGGCGGTGGTGGCGCcgctgctggcactgctgtgggcGCTGCCCGGGCTCTGCCGGTGGCTCGCCCGGCCCTACTACCCTCTCTCTGCGCTGCTCGCCGCCGCATTCCTGCTCGTGCGCAAGGTCCCGCCGCTCTGCCGTGGGCTGCCCTCGCAGCGGGAGGATGGCAACCCTTGTGACTTTGACTGG AGGGAAGTGGAGATCCTCATGTTCCTCAGTGCCATTGTCATGATGAAGAACCGGCGCTCCA TCACCGTGGAGCAGCACATCGGCAATATCTTCATGTTCAGCAAAGTGGCCAATGCCATCCTGTTCTTCCGCCTCGACATCCGCATGGGGCTGCTCTACCTCACGCTCTGCATAG TGTTCCTGATGACCTGCAAGCCACCCCTTTACATGGGCCCTGAATACATCAAGTACTTCAGTGACAAGACCATCGAT gaggagctggagagggacaagCGGGTGACGTGGATTGTTGAGTTCTTTGCCAACTGGTCCAGTGAGTGCCAGTCCTTTGCCCCCATCTTCGCCGACCTCTCTCTCAA GTACAACTGCTCAGGACTCCAGTTTGGGAAGGTGGATGTTGGCCGGTACACGGATGTCAGTACCAG GTACAAGGTCAGCACCTCACCTCTCACCAAGCAGCTGCCCACCCTCATCCTCTTCCAGGGTGGGACAGAGATCATGCGGCGACCGCAGATCGACAAGAAGGGCCGGGCTGTGTCCTGGACCTTCTCTGAG GAGAATGTGATTCGGGAGTTCAACCTTAACGAGCTCTACCAGAAGGCCAAGAAGCAGTCGAAGCCGCGGGAGGAGGGGCCTGAGGAGCCCCTAGCCGTGCCAGCGGCTGCGCCTCAGGAGGAGACCAAGAAGGACAAGTAG
- the MED19 gene encoding mediator of RNA polymerase II transcription subunit 19 — protein sequence MENFSALFGAAEPPPAAAAALGFGPAKAPGAAAAPPPAASAAAPPPGEDAARKAAAGPFYLLRELPGTTELTGSTNLITHYNLEHAYNKFCGKKVKEKLSNFLPDLPGMIDLPGSHDSSSLRSLIEKPPICGSSFTPLTGAMLTGFRLHAGPLPEQCRLMHIQPPKKKNKHKHKQSRTQDPVPPETPSDSDHKKKKKKKEEDPERKRKKKEKKKKKNRHSPEHPGVGSSQASSSLR from the exons ATGGAGAACTTCTCGGCGCTGTTCGGCGCGGCAGAGCCGCcgcccgctgccgccgccgcgcTCGGATTCGGGCCCGCCAAGGCGCCGGGCGCTGCGGCCGCACCGCCGCCCGCCGCCTCAGCCGCCGCACCGCCGCCGGGCGAGGACGCGGCCCGCAAGGCCGCCGCCGGCCCCTTCTACCTGCTGCGGGAGCTGCCAG GCACGACAGAGCTTACGGGCAGCACCAACCTGATCACACACTATAACCTGGAGCACGCCTACAACAAGTTCTGCGGGAAGAAGGTGAAGGAGAAGCTCAGCAACTTCCTCCCCGACCTGCCCGGCATGATCGACCTGCCCGGCTCCCACGACAGCAGCAGCCTGCGCTCGCTCATCGAGAAGCCGCCCATCTGTGGCAGCTCCTTCACCCCCCTCACGGGTGCCATGCTGACCGGCTTCCGCCTGCACGCCGGCCCG CTGCCCGAGCAGTGCCGGCTGATGCATATCCAGCCGCCTAAGAAGAAGAATAAGCACAAGCACAAACAGAGCCGCACGCAGGACCCGGTCCCCCCAG AAACACCCTCGGACTCCGaccacaagaagaaaaagaagaaaaaagaggaggatCCGGAGcggaagaggaagaagaaagagaagaagaaaaagaag AATCGGCACAGCCCGGAGCACCCGGGGGTGGGCAGctcccaggccagcagcagtTTACGGTGA
- the ZDHHC5 gene encoding palmitoyltransferase ZDHHC5 → MPAASGKRFKPSKYVPVSAAAIFLVGATTLFFAFTCPGLSLYVSPVIPAYNAVVFLFVLANFSMATFMDPGIFPRAEEDEDKEDDFRAPLYKTVEIKGIQVRMKWCATCRFYRPPRCSHCSVCDNCVEEFDHHCPWVNNCIGRRNYRYFFLFLLSLTTHIMGVFGFGLLYVLYQVEELSGVRMAVTMVVMCVAGLFFIPVAGLTGFHVVLVARGRTTNEQVTGKFRGGVNPFTNGCCKNVSRVLCSSPAPRYLGRPKAEQTVLVRPPFLRPEVSDGQITVKIMDNGIQTELKRTKSKGSLEVTESQSADAEPPPPPKPDLSRYTGLRTHLTLATTEDSSLLGKDSPPTPTMYKYRPGYSSSSSSAALPHSTSAKLSRVNSLKEPNSICDSGHKPSYRSEPSLEPESFRSPTFGKSFHFDPLSSGSRSSSLKSAQGTGFETGHLQSIRSEGTTSTSYKSLVNQTRNGSLSYDSLLTPSDSPDFESVQAGPEPEPPVGYTSPFLSARIAQQRETDLHGRFASAASPKHAVPREPSPVRYDNLSRHIVASIQEREKLLQQPPVPGREEDAGLADSGIQSTPGSSNAPRTSSSSDDSKRSPLGKNPLTRPALPRFGKPEPPQALRVRSLGSPDQPAAPHLGKSVSYSSQKTASQAGGPEIEEVALQPLLAPKDEVQMRTAYSKSNGQPKSLGSAPPGPGPVPLSSPTRGGVKKVSGVGGTTYEISV, encoded by the exons atgccagcagcctctggaaaGAGATTCAAACCCAGCAAGTACGTCCCGGTCTCCGCTGCTGCCATCTTCCTAGTGGGAGCCACCACCCTCTTCTTCGCCTTCAC GTGCCCGGGGCTCAGTCTTTACGTGTCCCCAGTCATCCCTGCCTACAATGCCGTCGTCTTCCTCTTCGTGCTGGCCAACTTCAGCATGGCCACCTTCATGGACCCAGGCATATTCCCTCGAG CTGAGGAGGACGAGGACAAGGAGGATGATTTCCGGGCCCCGCTGTACAAGACGGTGGAGATCAAGGGCATCCAGGTGCGCATGAAGTGGTGCGCGACCTGCCGCTTCTACCGCCCACCGcgctgctcccactgcagcgTCTGCGACAACTGCGTGGag GAGTTTGACCACCACTGCCCCTGGGTCAACAACTGCATCGGGCGGCGCAACTACCGCtacttcttcctcttcctgctgtcGCTCACCACGCACATCATGGGCGTCTTCGGCTTCGGGCTGCTCTACGTCCTGTATCAGGTGGAGGAGCTCTCCGGTGTCCGCATGGCCGTCAC GATGGTGGTGATGTGTGTGGCCGGGCTCTTCTTCATTCCCGTCGCTGGCCTGACGGGCTTCCACGTGGTGCTCGTGGCCAGGGGCCGCACTACCAATGAACAG GTGACAGGCAAGTTCCGCGGGGGTGTCAACCCCTTCACCAACGGTTGCTGTAAGAATGTCAGCCGGGtcctctgcagctccccagcccccag GTACCTCGGGCGCCCAAAGGCCGAGCAGACCGTGCTGGTGAGACCCCCGTTCCTGCGGCCTGAGGTGTCAGACGGTCAGATCACTGTCAAGATCATGGACAATGGTATCCAGACAGAGCTGAAAAGGACAAAG TCCAAGGGGAGCCTGGAGGTGACGGAGAGCCAGTCTGCTGACGCCGAGCCGCCACCCCCACCTAAGCCCGACCTCAGCCGCTACACGGGCCTGAGGACACACTTAACCCTGGCCACCACTGAGG ACAGCAGCTTGCTAGGCAAGGACAGCCCCCCGACTCCCACCATGTACAAGTACCGGCCCggttacagcagcagcagcagctcggcGGCCCTGCCCCACTCCACCAGCGCCAAG cTGAGCCGAGTGAACAGCCTGAAGGAGCCCAACTCCATCTGTGACAGCGGCCACAAGCCCAGCTACCGCTCAGAGCCGAGCCTGGAACCCGAGAGCTTCCGCTCACCCACCTTTGGCAAGAGCTTCCACTTTGACCCTCTCTCCAGTGGCTCCCGCTCCTCCAGCCTCAAGTCGGCCCAGGGCACGGGCTTTGAGACGGGCCACCTGCAGTCCATCCGCTCGGAGGGCACCACCTCCACCTCCTACAAGAGCCTGGTGAACCAGACGCGCAATGGCAGCCTCTCGTACGACAGCCTGCTCACGCCCTCCGACAGCCCCGACTTCGAGTCGGTGCAGGCGGGCCCAGAGCCCGAGCCACCGGTGGGCTACACCTCGCCCTTCCTGTCAGCCCGCATTGCTCAGCAGCGAGAGACCGACCTGCACGGCCGCTTTGCCAGCGCTGCCTCCCCCAAGCACGCGGTGCCGCGCGAGCCCTCGCCCGTGCGCTATGACAATCTCTCCCGCCACATCGTGGCCTCCATCCAGGAAcgggagaagctgctgcagcagccgcCGGTGCCGGGCCGGGAGGAGGACGCGGGGCTGGCGGACTCGGGCATCCAGTCAACGCCGGGCTCCAGCAACGCCCCCCGCACCAGCTCCTCCTCGGACGATTCGAAGCGCTCGCCCCTGGGCAAGAACCCGCTCACCcgcccggccctgccccgctTTGGCAAGCCCGAGCCCCCCCAAGCGCTGCGGGTGCGCTCGCTGGGCTCCCCCGACCAGCCCGCCGCCCCCCACCTCGGCAAATCCGTGTCTTACAGCAGCCAAAAAACAGCCTCTCAGGCCGGCGGCCCCGAGATCGAGGAGGTGGCCTTGCAGCCCTTACTGGCACCAAA GGACGAGGTGCAGATGAGAACAGCCTACAGCAAGTCCAATGGGCAGCCCAAgagcctgggctcagccccGCCGGGCCCGGGGCCGGTGCCCCTCAGCAGCCCCACCCGCGGAGGTGTCAAAAAAGTCTCGGGTGTGGGGGGCACCACCTACGAGATCTCGGTATGA
- the RTN4RL2 gene encoding reticulon-4 receptor-like 2 has product MWALPGSRECPGHPAGGCRGSVGYPQVPGPGGAPACPALCTCYVSPPTVSCQANNFTSVPAGLPPGARRLFLQNNVIGALRAGTFGPSTVTLWLYSNNISSIQPGTFRHLPALEELDLGDNPHLRVLAPDTFHGLHRLQALHLYRCRLASLPSGIFRGLRSLQYLYLQENGLLYLQDDLFADLANLSHLFLHGNRLRALSEGVFRGLSSLDRLLLHANRLAAIHRRAFGGLARLTILYLFNNSLVALPGDPLAALPSLQFLRLNANPWACDCRARPLWAWFRRTRVSSSPVPCASPPHRRGTDLRHLRPRDFDACPEDDDDEEEMEDGNGGGGNGVAVMGTPGRALGRPGTLPAAPPSAFYRDGLPPHDLRGPQPRPSTPLTAPIREGIGCPCAPCGSGKWFPRIGRLPPRHRAGFGH; this is encoded by the exons ATGTGGGCACTGCCGGGGAGCCGGGAGTGCCCGGGTCACCCCGCGGGTGGGTGCCGCGGGTCGGTGGGGTACCCGCAAGTACCGGG GCCCGGCGGGGCTCCCGCCTGCCCCGCGCTCTGCACCTGCTACGTCTCGCCGCCCACCGTCAGCTGCCAGGCCAACAACTTCACCTCGGTGCCCGCGGGGCTCCCGCCCGGCGCCCGCCGCCTCTTCCTGCAGAACAACGTCATCGGGGCGCTGCGGGCGGGCACCTTCGGGCCCAGCACCGTCACCCTCTGGCTCTACTCCAACAACATCTCCTCCATCCAGCCGGGCACCTTCCGCCACCTGCCCGCCCTGGAGGAGCTCGACCTGGGTGACAACCCGCACCTCCGCGTCCTGGCCCCCGACACCTTCCACGGCCTCCACCGCCTCCAGGCCCTGCACCTGTACCGGTGCCGGCTGGCCAGCCTGCCCAGCGGCATCTTCCGCGGCCTCCGCAGCCTCCAGTACCTCTACCTGCAGGAGAACGGGCTGCTCTACCTCCAG GACGACCTCTTTGCCGACCTGGCTAACCTGAGCCACCTCTTCCTGCACGGCAACCGGCTGCGGGCGCTGTCGGAGGGCGTCTTCCGGGGGCTGTCGAGCCTGGACCGCCTGCTGCTGCACGCCAACCGGCTGGCAGCCATCCACCGCCGCGCCTTCGGGGGGCTGGCGCGTCTCACCATCCTCTACCTGTTCAACAACAGCCTGGTGGCCCTGCCCGGGGACCCGCTGGCTGCCCTGCCCTCGCTTCAGTTCCTGCGCCTCAACGCCAACCCCTGGGCCTGCGACTGCCGTGCGCGCCCGCTGTGGGCCTGGTTCCGCCGCACGCGTGTCTCCAGCTCCCCGGTGCCGTGCGCCAGCCCTCCGCACCGCCGCGGCACCGACCTGCGCCACCTCCGCCCCCGAGACTTCGACGCCTGCCCCGAGGACGACGACGACGAGGAGGAGATGGAAGATGGCAACGGCGGCGGTGGCAACGGGGTGGCGGTGATGGGCACCCCGGGGCGGGCGCTGGGTCGCCCCGGGACCCTCCCGGCCGCACCGCCCTCCGCCTTCTACCGCGACGGGCTGCCCCCCCACGACCTGCGG GGTCCCCAGCCCCGGCCTTCCACCCCCCTGACCGCGCCGATTCGGGAGGGGATCGGCTGTCCTTGTGCTCCCTGTGGCTCTGGGAAGTGGTTCCCCCGGATCGGCCGGCTCCCGCCCCGGCACAGAGCTGGATTTGGGCATTAG
- the CLP1 gene encoding polyribonucleotide 5'-hydroxyl-kinase Clp1, with product MQTSPGLIPTDGGGEGEPHCNEMQTRGGTAGDMQMRCKRDAGTGQDTPPVNQAYHVIQAPRGSRRSSDVTSVAAAAGGGHRPGDPGVTVMADDGGEEKKQVAKFELERETELRFEVEAAQTVQLELLTGMAEVFGTELTRNKKFTFDAGAKVAVFTWHGCTVQLSGRTEVAYVSRDTPMLLYLNTHTALEQMRRQAEREDERGPRVMVVGPTDVGKTTVCRLLLNYAVRLGRRPTFVELDVGQGSVSIPGTMGALYIERPADVEEGFSLQAPLVYHFGSTTPGTNIKLYNKITSCLADVFNQRCEVNRRASVSGCVINTCGWVKSSGYQALVHAASAFEVDVVVVLDQERLYNELKRDLPHFVRTVLLPKSGGVVERSKDFRRECRDERIREYFYGFRGCFYPHAFDVKFSDVKIYKVGAPTIPDSCLPLGMSQEDNQLKLVPVTPGRDMVHHLLSVSTADSPDDNISETSVAGFIVVTGVDLERQVFTVLSPAPRPLPKNFLLIMDIRFMDLK from the exons ATGCAAACGAGCCCGGGACTCATCCCGACGGatggagggggagagggggagccCCATTGTAATGAGATGCAAACTAGAGGAGGGACTGCGGGCGATATGCAAATGAGATGTAAACGAGACGCAGGAACGGGACAGGACACGCCCCCAGTGAACCAGGCGTACCACGTGATCCAGGCCCCCCGCGGCTCTCGGCGGAGCTCTGACGTCACTTCCGTCGCCgccgcggcgggcggggggcaCCGGCCCGGGGACCCCGGCGTCACCGTCATGGCGGACGATGGCGGCGAAGAGAAGAAGCAGGTGGCCAAGTTCGAGCTGGAGCGGGAGACGGAGCTGCGGTTCGAGGTGGAGGCGGCGCAGACggtgcagctggagctgctgaccGGCATGGCCGAGGTGTTCGGCACCGAGCTCACCCGCAACAAGAAGTTCACGTTCGACGCGGGCGCCAAGGTGGCCGTGTTCACGTGGCACGGCTGTACCGTGCAGCTCAGCGGCCGCACCGAGGTGGCCTACGTGTCGCGGGACACGCCGATGCTGCTGTACCTGAACACGCACACGGCGCTGGAGCAGATGCGGCGCCAGGCCGAGCGGGAGGACGAGCGCGGGCCCCGCGTCATGGTGGTGGGGCCCACCGACGTGGGCAAGACCACCGTGTGCCGCCTGTTGCTCAACTACGCCGTTCGCTTGGGCCGCCGGCCCACATTCGTGGAGCTGGACGTGGGGCAGGGCTCGGTGTCCATCCCCGGCACCATGGGCGCGCTGTACATCGAGCGCCCGGCCGACGTGGAGGAGGGCTTCTCTCTGCAGGCCCCCCTCGTCTACCACTTCGGCTCCACCACGCCCGGCACCAACATCAAGCTCTACAACAAG ATCACGTCGTGCCTGGCCGACGTCTTCAACCAGCGCTGCGAGGTGAACCGGCGGGCGTCGGTGAGCGGCTGCGTCATCAACACCTGCGGCTGGGTCAAGAGCTCGGGCTACCAGGCGCTGGTGCACGCCGCTTCTGCCTTCGAGGTGGAcgtggtggtggtgctggacCAGGAGCGCCTCTACAACGAGCTCAAGCGGGACCTGCCCCACTTTGTGCGCACCGTGCTGCTGCCCAAGTCCGGCGGCGTGGTGGAGCGCTCCAAAGACTTCCGCCGGGAATGCCGGGACGAGCGCATCCGCGAGTACTTCTACGGCTTCCGTGGCTGCTTCTACCCCCACGCCTTCGACGTCAAGTTCTCTGACGTCAAGATCTACAAGGTGGGTGCGCCCACCATCCCGGACTCGTGCCTGCCGCTGGGAATGTCACAGGAGGACAACCAGCTGAAGCTGGTGCCGGTGACACCGGGGCGGGACATGGTGCACCACTTGCTGAGCGTCAGCACCGCCGACAGCCCCGACGACAACATCTCCGAGACCAGCGTGGCCGGCTTCATTGTGGTCACCGGCGTGGACCTGGAGCGCCAGGTCTTCACCGTGCTGTCCCCGGCTCCACGCCCCCTCCCCAAGAACTTCCTGCTCATCATGGACATTCGCTTCATGGACCTCAAGTAG
- the YPEL4 gene encoding protein yippee-like 4 isoform X1, whose translation MPPPTRRHLPPAARLPPRTFRSYLPRSHRTYSCVHCRAHLARHEELISKSFQGSHGRAYLFNSVVNVGCGPAEQRLLLTGLHSVADIFCQSCKTTLGWKYVSAPSWDPPPAAGTARGPQPLSGCPSPFHGHPRAHQTCAGDTPKPWGGQRPSGHVGADTVSLPPRSRRSRAAKSTRRGSSSSKCRTW comes from the exons ATGCCGCCCCCGACCCGCCGCCACCTGCCCCCGGCCGCCCGCCTGCCCCCGCGCACCTTCCGCAGTTACCTGCCGCGCTCCCACCGCACCTACAGCTGTGTCCACTGCCGGGCGCACCTGGCCCGCCACGAGGAGCTCATCTCCAAG TCCTTCCAGGGCAGCCACGGCCGTGCCTACCTGTTCAACTCCGT GGTGAACGTGGGGTGCGGCCCGGCTGAGCAGCGGCTGCTGCTGACGGGGCTGCACTCGGTGGCCGACATCTTCTGCCAGAGCTGCAAGACCACCCTGGGCTGGAAATACGTGAGTGCCCCCAGCTGGGACCCCCCAcctgctgcaggcactgccCGGGGACCCCAACCCCTGTCTGGGTGCCCCAGTCCCTTCCATGGGCACCCCCGGGCACACCAAACCTGTGCTGGTGACACCCCCAAGCCCTGGGGAGGGCAGCGCCCATCGGGGCATGTGGGGGCTGACACTGTGTCCCTCCCACCCAGGAGCAGGCGTTCGAGAGCAGCCAAAAGTACAAGGAGGGGAAGTTCATCATCGAAATGTCGCACATGGTGA
- the YPEL4 gene encoding protein yippee-like 4 isoform X2: MPPPTRRHLPPAARLPPRTFRSYLPRSHRTYSCVHCRAHLARHEELISKSFQGSHGRAYLFNSVVNVGCGPAEQRLLLTGLHSVADIFCQSCKTTLGWKYEQAFESSQKYKEGKFIIEMSHMVKENGWD, encoded by the exons ATGCCGCCCCCGACCCGCCGCCACCTGCCCCCGGCCGCCCGCCTGCCCCCGCGCACCTTCCGCAGTTACCTGCCGCGCTCCCACCGCACCTACAGCTGTGTCCACTGCCGGGCGCACCTGGCCCGCCACGAGGAGCTCATCTCCAAG TCCTTCCAGGGCAGCCACGGCCGTGCCTACCTGTTCAACTCCGT GGTGAACGTGGGGTGCGGCCCGGCTGAGCAGCGGCTGCTGCTGACGGGGCTGCACTCGGTGGCCGACATCTTCTGCCAGAGCTGCAAGACCACCCTGGGCTGGAAATAC GAGCAGGCGTTCGAGAGCAGCCAAAAGTACAAGGAGGGGAAGTTCATCATCGAAATGTCGCACATGGTGAAGGAGAACGGCTGGGACTGA